The following are encoded in a window of Flavobacteriales bacterium genomic DNA:
- the tgt gene encoding tRNA guanosine(34) transglycosylase Tgt: protein MSFTLQAADPASHARAGELHTDHGVIPTPVFMPVGTLGAVKAVHPRELRMDLDAPIMLSNTYHLYLRPGVDVLEHAGGLHRFNGWDRPILTDSGGFQVHSLSDIRKITEEGVKFQSHIDGSRHLFTPENVMDIQRGIGADIVMAFDECTPWPCERAYAEKSMHLTHRWLDRCIEHFNRTEPRYGHRQMLFPIVQGSTFPELRERSAEYVAAKDLPGNAIGGLSVGEPEEEMYAMAELCCAILPQDKPRYLMGVGTPWNLLENIARGIDMFDCVMPTRNGRNGMLFTREGVLQIKNKQWADDHSPLDPDGHSWVDTTYSRAFVRHLFQSGEMLGQQVASLHNLGFYLALMREARKRIVDGSFTAWKNAMLPKLKQRI from the coding sequence ATGTCCTTCACCCTGCAGGCCGCCGATCCGGCTTCCCATGCCCGCGCCGGCGAACTCCACACCGATCACGGCGTCATCCCCACCCCGGTCTTCATGCCCGTGGGCACTTTGGGCGCCGTGAAGGCCGTGCATCCCCGGGAGTTGCGCATGGACCTCGACGCGCCGATCATGCTGTCCAACACCTACCACCTCTACCTCCGTCCCGGGGTGGACGTGCTGGAACACGCCGGCGGGCTGCACCGCTTCAACGGCTGGGACCGTCCCATCCTCACCGACAGCGGTGGCTTCCAGGTGCACTCCCTCAGCGACATCCGCAAGATCACCGAGGAGGGGGTGAAGTTCCAGAGCCACATCGACGGCAGCCGCCACCTCTTCACACCGGAGAACGTGATGGACATCCAGCGCGGCATCGGGGCGGACATCGTCATGGCCTTCGATGAATGCACACCATGGCCCTGCGAGCGGGCCTACGCCGAGAAGAGCATGCACCTGACCCACCGCTGGCTGGACCGCTGCATCGAACACTTCAACCGCACGGAACCGAGGTACGGTCACCGCCAGATGCTTTTCCCCATCGTGCAGGGCAGCACCTTCCCGGAATTGCGGGAACGCTCGGCGGAATACGTGGCGGCGAAGGACCTGCCCGGCAACGCCATCGGCGGCCTCAGCGTGGGCGAGCCCGAGGAGGAGATGTACGCCATGGCCGAGTTGTGCTGCGCGATACTGCCACAGGACAAGCCGCGCTACCTGATGGGCGTGGGCACCCCGTGGAACCTGCTGGAGAACATCGCACGCGGCATCGACATGTTCGACTGCGTGATGCCCACGCGCAACGGCCGCAACGGCATGCTCTTCACCCGGGAGGGCGTGCTGCAGATCAAGAACAAGCAATGGGCGGACGACCATTCCCCGCTGGACCCGGACGGCCATTCGTGGGTGGACACCACGTACAGCAGGGCCTTCGTGCGGCACCTGTTCCAAAGCGGTGAGATGCTCGGCCAGCAGGTCGCCAGCCTGCACAACCTGGGCTTCTATCTGGCGTTGATGCGGGAGGCGCGGAAGCGGATCGTGGACGGTAGTTTCACCGCTTGGAAGAACGCCATGCTGCCGAAGTTGAAACAGAGGATCTAG
- a CDS encoding tetratricopeptide repeat protein, with amino-acid sequence MLVSTHLLWALLLAGTLVAQSPRQDSLRAVAADGGMADSLRMRAMDRLAWSYMYSEPDSARMWAERELALARERKARAPEGDALNTLGTVSLVRSRFDEALLHYEAALAIREELDDLRGIASTLGNIGLVHKQRGDLSRALEYQLKGLTIEERRGNPAGQASSLNNIGNIHISLGDHQRALEHHRRALDIYERLNDSSAMGRSLGNVGLALYRLGNWDDALDHQWRSLAIRRALDDKRGMAIALFNIAKVQEDQGDRAAALRHHTEAMELERQLGNRQGEAQSLVAIADLHLIMGRATQARSEAEQAVAIARDIGDRETLKGAEHVLYRLHRAAGRMGEALRHYERFVQLRDSTMGEEKRQEIARQETRYEYEKKIFADSLSNAAEQQVKDLRIAEQQANIRTQRYGLIAIGVGLVLLAALAWSIRRGKRLSDELLLNILPAETAAELKSRGSSEARLFDEVTVLFTDFKGFTEISERMPPKDLVAMIDECFRAFDDIVGRHAVEKIKTIGDAYMAVGGLPTPSATHARDVVRAALAIRDWMVDFQQRREALGLLAPAIRIGVHTGPVVAGIVGVKKFQYDIWGDTVNTASRMESNGETGQVNISEATCDALRGAYRCRDRGHVRVKGKGELRMFVVEGAA; translated from the coding sequence ATGCTTGTATCCACGCACCTGTTGTGGGCGCTTCTGCTCGCGGGCACACTGGTCGCGCAGTCACCGCGCCAGGATTCGTTGCGCGCGGTGGCCGCGGACGGCGGCATGGCGGACAGTCTGCGCATGCGCGCCATGGACCGGCTGGCCTGGTCGTATATGTACAGCGAACCGGATTCGGCCCGGATGTGGGCGGAAAGGGAGTTGGCCCTCGCCCGGGAACGGAAGGCACGTGCGCCCGAGGGCGACGCCTTGAACACCCTGGGCACCGTGTCCCTGGTACGCAGCCGCTTCGATGAGGCCCTCCTTCATTACGAGGCCGCACTGGCCATCAGGGAGGAATTGGATGATCTGCGCGGCATCGCCAGCACATTGGGCAACATCGGTCTGGTGCACAAGCAGCGTGGCGACCTGTCCCGGGCGCTGGAATACCAACTGAAGGGCCTGACCATCGAGGAACGGCGCGGCAACCCTGCCGGGCAGGCCAGTTCGCTCAACAACATCGGCAACATCCACATCAGCCTGGGCGATCACCAGCGGGCGCTGGAGCATCATCGCCGTGCACTGGACATCTATGAGCGACTCAACGACAGCAGCGCCATGGGCCGTTCGCTGGGCAATGTGGGATTGGCGCTGTACCGTCTGGGAAATTGGGATGATGCGCTGGACCACCAATGGCGCAGCCTGGCGATCCGCAGAGCACTCGATGACAAACGGGGCATGGCCATCGCCCTTTTCAATATCGCCAAGGTTCAGGAGGACCAGGGCGACCGGGCCGCGGCCCTGCGCCACCACACCGAGGCGATGGAATTGGAGCGCCAACTGGGCAACCGCCAGGGTGAGGCCCAGAGCCTGGTGGCCATCGCGGACCTGCATCTGATCATGGGCCGCGCAACGCAGGCCCGCAGTGAGGCGGAGCAGGCCGTTGCCATCGCACGGGACATCGGCGATCGTGAGACCCTCAAGGGCGCCGAACATGTGCTGTACCGCCTGCATCGAGCGGCCGGCCGCATGGGCGAGGCGCTGCGGCATTATGAGCGGTTCGTGCAGCTGCGCGACAGTACCATGGGCGAGGAGAAGCGCCAGGAGATCGCCCGGCAGGAGACCCGCTACGAGTATGAGAAGAAGATCTTCGCCGACAGCCTCTCCAACGCCGCCGAACAACAGGTGAAGGACCTGCGCATCGCCGAGCAGCAGGCCAATATCCGCACCCAGCGCTACGGCCTCATCGCCATCGGTGTTGGGCTGGTGTTGCTGGCCGCCCTGGCCTGGTCCATCCGCCGGGGCAAGCGTCTTTCCGACGAACTGCTGCTGAACATCCTGCCCGCCGAGACCGCCGCTGAACTCAAGTCCCGGGGTTCGTCGGAAGCACGCCTCTTCGATGAGGTCACCGTGCTGTTCACCGACTTCAAGGGCTTCACCGAGATCAGTGAGCGCATGCCGCCCAAGGACCTGGTGGCCATGATCGATGAGTGTTTCCGCGCCTTCGACGACATCGTGGGGCGCCATGCTGTGGAGAAGATCAAGACCATCGGCGACGCCTACATGGCCGTGGGTGGGTTGCCCACACCGAGTGCCACGCATGCGCGTGATGTGGTGCGGGCGGCATTGGCGATACGCGATTGGATGGTGGACTTCCAACAGCGCCGGGAAGCCCTGGGCCTGCTGGCGCCCGCCATCCGCATCGGCGTGCATACCGGACCCGTGGTGGCCGGCATCGTGGGGGTGAAGAAGTTCCAGTATGACATCTGGGGCGACACGGTGAACACCGCCAGCCGCATGGAGAGCAATGGAGAGACCGGGCAGGTGAACATTTCCGAGGCGACCTGCGACGCGTTGCGCGGCGCGTATCGTTGTCGCGATCGGGGCCATGTCCGGGTGAAAGGCAAGGGTGAGCTGCGCATGTTCGTGGTGGAGGGCGCGGCCTGA
- a CDS encoding glycosyltransferase has protein sequence MPIWPIETWLMAGALLVLLAYHAFMFAPFALRKITVEPDRELPISVVICARNEARTLETLIPLLMEQDHREFEVVVVNDRSEDDTWEILQWMKPDHPRLRPVNIQADEKFSYGKKIALGVGVRAAKHPHVLLTDADCLPPGRDWISTMAAGFRNGRSIVIGHSPYAPSPGLSGVLEGYDGCVKALQYLAFARAGLPYMGVGRNLGYATEVFYRARDRQRGNHLMSGDDDLFINAVANARNTAMVADPRSFMTTRATPGLAAWIRRKRRHYTTAAHYRFGHQVLLMLLPAARLLFWTALVLLAIRSEWTAFAIGAAIKVLLLLPITMAGLRRLHAGAIAWAAMPLEWLFLLLDPMLYASTILVKPKRWK, from the coding sequence ATGCCCATCTGGCCCATCGAGACCTGGTTGATGGCAGGTGCACTCCTCGTGCTCCTGGCCTACCACGCCTTCATGTTCGCGCCCTTCGCACTGCGCAAGATCACGGTGGAGCCCGACCGCGAGCTGCCCATCAGCGTGGTGATCTGCGCCCGCAACGAGGCCCGCACGCTGGAGACGTTGATCCCCCTGCTCATGGAACAGGACCACCGCGAATTCGAAGTGGTGGTGGTGAACGACCGCAGCGAGGACGACACCTGGGAGATCCTGCAGTGGATGAAGCCGGACCACCCGCGCCTGCGGCCGGTGAACATCCAGGCCGATGAGAAATTCAGCTACGGCAAGAAGATCGCGCTGGGCGTGGGGGTGCGTGCCGCGAAACACCCGCACGTGCTGCTCACCGATGCGGACTGCCTGCCCCCGGGCCGCGACTGGATCTCCACCATGGCGGCGGGCTTCCGCAACGGCAGGTCCATCGTCATCGGCCACAGCCCCTACGCCCCGTCGCCCGGCCTTTCGGGTGTGCTCGAAGGCTACGATGGCTGCGTGAAGGCCTTGCAGTACCTGGCCTTCGCACGCGCCGGGCTGCCCTACATGGGTGTGGGCCGCAACCTGGGCTATGCCACCGAGGTCTTCTACCGTGCCCGCGACCGCCAACGTGGCAACCACCTCATGAGCGGCGACGACGACCTCTTCATCAATGCCGTGGCCAACGCGCGCAACACGGCCATGGTGGCCGACCCACGTTCGTTCATGACCACGCGCGCCACCCCCGGCCTGGCCGCCTGGATCCGCCGCAAGCGCCGCCACTACACCACCGCCGCGCACTACCGCTTCGGCCACCAGGTGCTCCTCATGCTGCTCCCCGCCGCGCGCCTGCTGTTCTGGACGGCGCTGGTCCTGCTCGCCATCCGCAGCGAATGGACCGCCTTCGCCATCGGTGCCGCGATCAAGGTCCTTCTTCTCCTGCCGATCACCATGGCCGGGCTGCGCAGGCTCCATGCCGGCGCCATCGCCTGGGCCGCAATGCCCCTGGAATGGTTGTTCCTACTTTTGGATCCGATGCTGTACGCCAGCACGATATTGGTCAAGCCCAAGCGATGGAAGTGA
- a CDS encoding sigma-70 family RNA polymerase sigma factor, producing the protein MEVNENLSEKARYDYVLVRRAVDLGDQKAYAELMSRYRDSIYFMLLKMINNKDDAEDLTIEAFGKAFNRLKQYTPNYAFSTWLFKIASNNCIDWIRKQKKKTFSIDKPIGTEDGDEMTIELKSHGPDPMDETIRTQKNAIMREVVEKLKPRYRTLVELRYYKEYSYEEIADELDLPLGTVKAQLFRAREFLMNLLEHRKDGI; encoded by the coding sequence ATGGAAGTGAACGAGAACCTCAGCGAGAAAGCGCGGTACGACTACGTGCTCGTGCGCCGTGCCGTGGACCTCGGCGACCAGAAGGCCTACGCCGAACTCATGTCGCGTTACCGGGACTCGATCTACTTCATGCTGCTGAAGATGATCAACAACAAGGACGACGCGGAGGACCTCACCATCGAGGCCTTCGGGAAGGCCTTCAACCGCCTGAAGCAGTACACGCCCAACTACGCCTTCAGCACCTGGCTGTTCAAGATCGCGTCGAACAATTGCATCGACTGGATCAGGAAACAGAAGAAGAAGACCTTCTCCATCGACAAGCCCATCGGCACCGAGGACGGCGACGAGATGACCATCGAGCTCAAGAGCCACGGCCCGGACCCGATGGACGAGACCATCCGCACGCAGAAGAACGCCATCATGCGCGAGGTGGTGGAGAAGCTCAAGCCCCGGTACCGTACGCTGGTGGAGCTGCGCTACTACAAGGAATACAGCTACGAGGAGATCGCCGATGAGCTCGATCTGCCGCTCGGCACGGTGAAGGCCCAGCTCTTCCGCGCCCGCGAGTTCCTGATGAATCTGCTGGAGCACCGGAAGGACGGGATCTGA
- the rsmG gene encoding 16S rRNA (guanine(527)-N(7))-methyltransferase RsmG, translating into MLLKYFPELTAEQRERFTRLGELYAHWNERVNLISRKDFEHLYERHILHSLGIAKVVRFKKGTRIVDVGTGGGFPLVPLAIMFPQCTFHGIDGTGKKIAAVKGVIEGLGLTNCTAEQVRSEDHKQRYDVIVSRAVTTLPEFIRMTKHLVPKGQGKLYYLKGGELADELLPLKQKYRVFELSEFFEEEFFVTKKVVEVEL; encoded by the coding sequence ATGCTTCTGAAGTATTTCCCCGAACTCACCGCCGAGCAGCGTGAGCGCTTCACCAGGCTGGGTGAGCTCTATGCCCACTGGAACGAGCGTGTGAATCTGATCTCGCGGAAGGACTTCGAGCACCTGTACGAGCGGCACATTCTGCATTCGTTGGGCATCGCCAAGGTGGTGCGGTTCAAGAAGGGCACGCGGATCGTGGACGTGGGTACCGGCGGTGGCTTCCCCCTGGTGCCCTTGGCGATCATGTTCCCCCAGTGCACCTTCCATGGCATCGATGGTACCGGCAAGAAGATCGCGGCCGTGAAGGGGGTGATAGAAGGGCTCGGCCTCACCAACTGCACCGCCGAACAGGTGCGCAGCGAGGACCACAAGCAGCGCTACGATGTGATCGTGAGCCGAGCCGTCACCACGCTGCCGGAGTTCATCCGCATGACGAAGCACCTGGTGCCGAAAGGGCAGGGTAAGCTGTACTACCTGAAGGGCGGCGAACTGGCCGATGAACTGCTGCCGTTGAAGCAGAAGTACCGCGTCTTCGAGCTTTCGGAATTCTTCGAGGAGGAGTTCTTTGTGACGAAGAAGGTGGTGGAGGTGGAGTTGTAA
- a CDS encoding T9SS type A sorting domain-containing protein, producing the protein MRFDAEGDTLWTRVFSGPTPAHYMIGRQVKRTPDGGFLIAGDTGFGDILQNGIDGFAIKTDSLGNEQWRRNYGGPPPEWEALISCDIGPAHTYYLAGSTFPTPDNGQRWVMRVDTLGEVIWSVDWGGPFSEGATQLITGSDGQPIIFSGHGYATSYALMRPYIAKLDSSDGSLLWEHTYGALYPNTIFFSGKENFNGDLIAAGGTYISQSPNTEKGLLARTTNDGDSIWMFTYFYQDDVISTGQGRFYDVLPTLDGGFIAAGVTRNPVGGPYPPGYSQDTWVVKVDGLGCIVPGCNSVGITEQATNLQDAIHIYPNPAHGQCTVQLSLPPSVGNGPFALTLVASDARVVRQERLAGNGAHGLALEGLAAGIYYVHIASEGKWLTGGKVVVQ; encoded by the coding sequence ATGCGCTTCGATGCCGAAGGTGACACGCTGTGGACGCGCGTATTTAGCGGGCCCACGCCCGCACACTACATGATCGGCCGCCAGGTAAAGCGCACCCCCGACGGAGGTTTTCTGATAGCGGGCGATACGGGTTTCGGAGATATCCTACAGAATGGCATAGATGGCTTTGCTATTAAAACAGACAGCTTGGGTAATGAGCAATGGCGCAGGAACTATGGGGGGCCTCCACCCGAGTGGGAGGCACTGATCTCGTGTGACATCGGCCCGGCACACACCTATTACCTGGCAGGCTCCACCTTTCCCACGCCGGACAACGGCCAGCGCTGGGTGATGCGCGTGGATACGTTGGGCGAAGTGATCTGGAGCGTGGATTGGGGCGGTCCGTTCTCTGAAGGCGCCACACAATTGATCACCGGCTCCGATGGACAACCGATCATCTTCAGTGGTCATGGCTACGCTACGAGTTACGCGCTTATGCGGCCATACATCGCCAAGTTGGACAGTTCCGATGGTTCGCTTTTATGGGAACACACCTATGGGGCATTATATCCGAATACGATCTTCTTTTCAGGCAAGGAGAACTTCAATGGAGATCTTATTGCCGCAGGCGGAACGTATATCAGCCAATCACCCAATACGGAAAAGGGGCTTTTGGCGCGTACAACCAATGACGGAGATAGCATATGGATGTTCACGTATTTCTATCAGGACGATGTGATCAGCACAGGCCAGGGCCGCTTCTACGATGTACTCCCCACTCTCGATGGTGGCTTCATTGCGGCTGGTGTTACACGGAATCCCGTCGGCGGCCCGTACCCGCCCGGCTACAGCCAGGACACCTGGGTGGTGAAGGTGGACGGCCTGGGCTGCATCGTGCCCGGCTGCAACAGCGTGGGCATCACCGAGCAGGCCACCAACCTGCAGGATGCGATCCACATCTACCCCAACCCGGCGCATGGGCAATGCACGGTGCAGCTCAGCCTGCCGCCCAGCGTGGGCAACGGTCCTTTCGCCCTCACGCTCGTGGCCAGCGATGCTCGCGTGGTGCGGCAGGAACGCCTCGCAGGCAATGGTGCGCATGGCTTGGCGTTGGAGGGCTTGGCCGCAGGGATATACTACGTTCACATCGCCAGCGAGGGAAAGTGGTTGACGGGCGGGAAGGTGGTGGTGCAATAA